The following are encoded together in the Actinomycetota bacterium genome:
- a CDS encoding glycosyltransferase family 4 protein, which produces MKGDGMMGLNAPLDGAWSDLRPSMRILMILSDLPFPLNNGPNYQMDRLLRYLSQYYECHIIGFTNREIVENTKNYLSSIPNVFTIAILGKNSGFKLNFHRIICILKGKPLFLARWHNSNYIKHIEDIIDKYKYDLVFLDGLPVAIYLKTIKAPVILSTKDAISLSYKLKGSTTKNIIRKLIYYYNSNRIRSFEKQYLRLASYIHVVSEKDAKYYFVLDENLHLRVIPIAAPSHITNFDTPSKRETNCFFIYLLGNLGIESIAKGTRWFISKIYEKIKNINPNVKLIIIGKPGKRSINRYIENKVASSNSIFYYPWVEDYLKSISNSDIVVIPDYTATGIQNRVIAAMTLGKATIGRNAVFDSLPIINGKHCVIANNKKEFLHSIINLMKNDDYRQNIGNEAQKLVRSFFNENDVFKKWTRLINEAICKMQEETG; this is translated from the coding sequence ATGAAGGGGGATGGCATGATGGGGCTTAATGCACCACTTGACGGAGCTTGGTCAGATTTGAGGCCATCTATGAGAATTCTGATGATTCTTTCAGATCTACCTTTTCCATTAAATAATGGCCCGAATTACCAGATGGATAGGTTATTGAGATATTTATCACAGTATTATGAATGTCACATAATAGGATTTACTAACAGGGAAATTGTTGAAAATACGAAAAACTACCTTTCGAGCATACCAAATGTCTTTACCATAGCAATATTAGGAAAGAATTCGGGCTTCAAGCTTAATTTCCATCGAATCATATGCATATTAAAGGGAAAACCTCTATTTCTAGCAAGATGGCATAATAGCAATTATATTAAACACATAGAAGACATCATAGATAAATATAAATATGACCTTGTATTTCTAGACGGACTTCCTGTGGCTATATATCTTAAAACCATAAAAGCTCCGGTAATACTATCAACAAAGGATGCAATATCTCTCTCTTATAAATTAAAAGGAAGCACTACTAAAAATATCATTAGAAAACTAATTTATTATTATAATTCAAACCGTATAAGATCTTTTGAAAAACAATATTTAAGACTCGCATCATATATTCATGTTGTTTCAGAAAAAGACGCGAAGTATTATTTCGTGCTTGATGAAAATTTACATCTAAGAGTTATACCGATTGCCGCACCATCTCATATAACAAATTTCGATACACCATCTAAACGAGAGACAAATTGTTTCTTTATATACCTTTTAGGGAATTTAGGAATAGAAAGTATTGCAAAGGGAACTAGATGGTTTATTAGCAAAATTTATGAAAAAATTAAAAATATTAACCCAAATGTAAAATTGATAATAATAGGAAAACCAGGCAAGCGATCGATAAATCGATATATCGAAAATAAGGTAGCTTCAAGTAATAGCATTTTCTACTATCCATGGGTAGAAGATTATCTTAAATCGATTTCGAATTCTGATATTGTTGTAATTCCAGATTACACAGCAACGGGAATACAAAATAGAGTTATTGCTGCAATGACATTAGGAAAGGCAACTATTGGAAGAAATGCAGTGTTTGACTCGTTACCAATTATAAATGGAAAGCATTGCGTTATTGCTAATAATAAGAAGGAATTCTTGCATTCAATTATTAATCTAATGAAAAATGATGATTATAGGCAAAATATTGGAAATGAGGCCCAAAAACTAGTGAGATCTTTTTTCAATGAAAATGATGTATTTAAGAAATGGACAAGATTAATAAATGAAGCTATCTGTAAAATGCAAGAAGAAACTGGATAA
- a CDS encoding O-antigen ligase family protein: protein MLIDIIITISLILCIILPGVLTTSIIISITAFVLLLLPPVRRVPLFFYILITISPFSILGETPGYATTLGKISIGNVLLFIALLCKLLRYPFEEFRYKNQNKPLMKLTIILWFIFLIAAISGFFLNTNYDFYLKELNNWSYFIILFPLFYMDFRMIEKHMLDDIFISIIKYCFMANVILFSFGIFGILTGKNIYLGWLDPIAAGRIFPPTWRTWRISYGAMIFANIFGIYGFINILLRRTPYLQKQRSQSKIKTRENHRLIFIVYLLIACIIIGLSQTRASIIGFLISILSSMIYLVEKKINLVRSATIIFILLMIATILINLTINIPKTSSNENFTIKDLFNIERINEDTYRLEEARGLIKSIIEDNFIGAGAGAAYTFYNPLFKISSYEHWLPHITPLYILYKLGIIGFIVFYTLWFKIILLAWRGRRKPFIIKEEEPNIGLTIISSCTIFSFCISIIAQSLLGPANVSIHGFIIFSLLICFLAFDEYRHNSCI from the coding sequence ATGTTAATCGATATAATAATAACGATATCATTAATATTATGTATAATATTACCAGGTGTGTTAACAACTTCAATAATAATATCCATTACTGCTTTTGTTCTATTGCTTTTACCCCCTGTTCGCCGAGTGCCTTTGTTCTTCTATATCCTCATTACTATTTCTCCCTTTTCTATACTTGGTGAAACACCAGGCTATGCAACTACCTTAGGAAAGATTAGTATAGGAAATGTTCTTTTATTTATTGCTTTGTTGTGCAAGCTATTGAGATATCCTTTTGAAGAATTCAGATATAAAAATCAAAATAAACCATTAATGAAATTGACCATTATATTATGGTTTATATTTCTTATCGCAGCGATTTCTGGATTTTTTCTTAATACTAATTATGACTTTTATCTCAAGGAACTAAATAATTGGAGTTACTTCATTATCCTTTTCCCGTTATTTTACATGGACTTTAGAATGATTGAAAAGCATATGTTAGATGATATTTTTATATCTATAATAAAGTATTGTTTTATGGCAAACGTTATATTATTTTCATTTGGTATTTTCGGTATACTAACAGGTAAGAACATTTATCTTGGATGGCTTGATCCGATTGCTGCTGGCAGGATATTCCCTCCGACATGGAGAACATGGCGTATCTCATATGGAGCTATGATTTTTGCCAATATTTTTGGCATATATGGCTTTATAAATATTTTACTAAGAAGGACGCCATATTTACAGAAACAAAGATCGCAATCCAAAATAAAAACTAGAGAGAATCATAGATTAATTTTTATTGTTTATTTGTTAATAGCTTGTATCATCATTGGTTTATCACAGACAAGAGCAAGCATTATCGGTTTCTTAATTTCAATTCTATCCTCCATGATTTACTTAGTAGAAAAGAAGATTAATTTAGTCCGTAGTGCGACTATTATATTTATACTTCTTATGATAGCAACTATTTTGATTAATTTAACAATTAATATCCCTAAAACATCTTCAAATGAGAATTTTACTATCAAGGATCTATTTAATATTGAAAGAATTAATGAAGATACATATCGCCTAGAGGAAGCAAGGGGGCTTATAAAATCGATTATTGAAGATAATTTTATAGGAGCTGGTGCAGGAGCGGCATATACATTTTATAATCCATTATTCAAAATATCGAGTTACGAACACTGGCTGCCCCATATCACGCCACTATACATTCTTTATAAATTGGGGATAATAGGTTTCATCGTATTTTATACATTATGGTTTAAAATTATATTGCTTGCATGGAGAGGAAGGCGTAAGCCTTTTATAATAAAAGAAGAGGAACCTAACATTGGTCTCACAATTATATCTTCTTGTACCATTTTTTCTTTTTGTATATCTATCATAGCACAAAGCCTGCTTGGCCCGGCAAATGTCAGTATACATGGTTTTATTATTTTTTCATTATTAATATGTTTTCTAGCATTTGATGAATACAGGCATAATTCATGTATATGA
- a CDS encoding DDE-type integrase/transposase/recombinase, giving the protein MGRRRKKRRAGRQASDLPPAPDLVKRVFSGYLPDELFLAVITYIPTFKGWLYLVLIIYVCTRRCCGCLMRNDLSANLVIDALGITVTLIKPLRGTIHHSDRGSQYGSLAFGKTLRESGVIPAMGSKGVPQAMQRRRA; this is encoded by the coding sequence GTGGGAAGGAGGAGGAAGAAAAGGAGGGCCGGAAGGCAAGCATCGGATCTCCCCCCGGCCCCCGACCTAGTGAAGCGGGTCTTTTCCGGCTACCTTCCGGATGAGCTCTTCCTGGCGGTCATCACTTACATCCCCACCTTCAAGGGCTGGCTCTACCTGGTTTTGATCATCTATGTGTGTACGCGCAGGTGCTGCGGCTGTTTAATGAGGAACGACCTTTCCGCGAATTTGGTCATAGACGCTCTGGGGATAACGGTGACCTTGATAAAGCCGCTGCGGGGCACCATTCACCATTCCGACCGGGGAAGTCAGTACGGGTCCTTGGCCTTCGGAAAGACGCTGCGCGAGTCGGGAGTCATCCCCGCCATGGGGAGTAAGGGTGTTCCGCAGGCAATGCAGCGGCGGAGAGCCTGA
- a CDS encoding IS3 family transposase codes for MATLKTELIHRSRFKTSDEARSFVFRYIKGFYNPKRKHSALDYKCPAEYERMLTETEEAAEMTAATS; via the coding sequence ATGGCAACCTTGAAGACGGAGCTCATCCACCGCAGCCGGTTCAAAACCAGTGATGAGGCGAGGTCTTTCGTCTTCCGCTACATCAAGGGTTTCTATAACCCTAAAAGAAAGCACTCAGCTCTGGACTACAAGTGCCCGGCGGAGTATGAAAGAATGCTTACGGAAACGGAGGAGGCAGCGGAGATGACCGCTGCCACAAGTTGA
- a CDS encoding glycosyltransferase family 4 protein, with product MKVLINALASKAGGGITYLKNLLEYISNNEIGLDITVLLSSVYQGQFVSKEYRNVKKWVVRMPRSAALMVLWEQTILPLLLWKGHYDVIFNPCNFTQLLTPIKDVIVVSNLNIHSIGKMKANNRLPITFKLFCQYILANLSLLKAKWVIYPTRTAYKEVEESVLGKLGDNYSIIPYGVNKEVFSNADNIKDNSKGKEKFTIIYVSNFAEHKNHAKLIDAFLLISQKGIKSQLILIGDINANKAKKKWCRNKIYRDYSSELFRIATEEDIILTGHVENDGLPKYYKMADMFAFPSLRESFGHPIVEAMSCGLPIAISDLPYAHEICGDAAVYFDPLNPKDIADKIIEVLLNDELRESLIRKSLERAKLFSWERCFSETLRVIESVAAK from the coding sequence TTGAAGGTTCTTATAAATGCTTTGGCTTCAAAAGCTGGTGGTGGTATAACATATTTAAAAAATCTTTTAGAATATATTAGCAATAATGAGATAGGTCTTGATATTACAGTTCTCTTATCCTCTGTTTACCAAGGGCAGTTTGTTAGTAAAGAGTATAGGAATGTCAAGAAATGGGTTGTTCGGATGCCAAGATCAGCCGCTCTGATGGTTCTCTGGGAACAAACTATATTGCCATTATTATTATGGAAAGGACACTACGATGTCATCTTTAATCCTTGTAATTTCACACAGTTATTAACGCCAATAAAAGACGTTATAGTGGTTAGTAACCTTAATATTCACTCGATTGGGAAAATGAAGGCAAATAATCGGCTGCCGATAACATTCAAGCTATTTTGCCAATATATTCTTGCTAATTTATCTTTGTTAAAAGCGAAATGGGTAATATATCCTACTCGTACCGCATATAAGGAAGTCGAAGAATCTGTGCTAGGTAAATTAGGGGACAATTATTCAATTATTCCATACGGGGTAAATAAGGAAGTTTTTTCCAATGCTGATAACATTAAGGATAATAGTAAAGGTAAAGAAAAATTTACTATTATCTATGTCTCTAATTTTGCAGAGCATAAGAATCATGCAAAGCTAATAGATGCCTTTTTATTAATCAGCCAAAAAGGAATAAAGTCCCAACTAATCTTAATTGGTGATATCAATGCAAATAAAGCAAAGAAAAAATGGTGTAGGAATAAAATATATAGAGATTACAGCAGTGAGCTTTTTCGAATAGCAACGGAAGAAGATATTATTCTTACAGGCCATGTTGAAAATGATGGATTGCCTAAATATTATAAGATGGCTGACATGTTTGCATTCCCTTCACTTAGAGAAAGTTTTGGCCACCCAATAGTGGAAGCGATGTCTTGCGGCCTACCAATTGCAATATCAGACTTGCCTTATGCTCATGAAATCTGTGGAGATGCAGCAGTTTACTTCGATCCTTTAAATCCTAAGGATATTGCTGATAAAATTATTGAGGTGTTGCTAAACGATGAACTAAGAGAATCACTAATTAGAAAGAGTTTAGAAAGAGCAAAATTATTTAGCTGGGAGAGATGTTTTTCAGAGACATTGAGGGTTATTGAGAGCGTTGCAGCAAAATGA
- a CDS encoding polysaccharide biosynthesis protein, which translates to MMNGGKIVLITGGTGSLGRVIVSRLLKGEKPPKKIIVFSRDEAKQHEMRLHYLNTVAATDEVIYSNFKQLVEFRIGDVRNYADVCSALKDVDIVINAAALKQVPVCEYFPMQAILTNCMGANNIVRAISENDLPVEVVVGVSTDKATKPVNAMGMSKALQERIFISANILNPKTRFVCVRYGNVLASRGSVIPLFHYQIKNGGPVTLTDPEMTRFLLSLDQAVDTVFAAIESALPGEIYVPDVPSVKIENVAKALIGDRRIDLQYIGIRPGEKMHEILISEEEIHHTIKRGDFYVIRPMLPELRGEEEPFTGVLDKEFSSADNLLDYEGTVELLRRNRLMIEDIDFSQGSEILR; encoded by the coding sequence ATGATGAATGGCGGGAAAATAGTATTAATAACAGGTGGTACAGGATCTTTAGGGAGGGTAATAGTTTCAAGATTGTTAAAGGGGGAAAAACCGCCGAAAAAAATAATCGTCTTTTCGCGCGACGAAGCCAAGCAACACGAAATGAGATTGCATTATCTCAATACTGTTGCGGCAACCGATGAAGTTATATACAGCAACTTTAAACAATTGGTCGAATTCAGAATCGGTGATGTCAGGAACTACGCAGACGTGTGTTCGGCCTTGAAGGATGTAGATATCGTCATAAACGCCGCCGCATTAAAGCAAGTCCCCGTGTGTGAGTACTTTCCCATGCAGGCAATATTAACCAATTGCATGGGCGCCAACAACATAGTACGGGCAATAAGCGAGAACGATCTCCCAGTAGAGGTTGTCGTGGGGGTTAGCACGGATAAAGCAACCAAGCCCGTGAACGCGATGGGTATGAGCAAGGCGCTGCAAGAGAGGATATTCATCTCCGCGAATATCCTGAACCCAAAGACGCGCTTCGTATGCGTACGATATGGGAACGTGTTGGCTTCACGCGGTTCAGTCATACCCCTATTCCATTATCAGATCAAGAATGGTGGGCCTGTCACATTAACGGATCCCGAGATGACGCGATTCCTACTCAGCCTGGACCAAGCGGTCGATACTGTCTTTGCCGCTATCGAAAGCGCCTTACCTGGTGAGATATACGTGCCTGATGTTCCTTCGGTGAAAATCGAGAATGTGGCAAAGGCATTGATAGGGGATAGAAGAATTGATTTGCAATACATAGGGATAAGGCCTGGAGAGAAGATGCACGAGATCCTTATCTCGGAAGAGGAGATCCATCATACCATCAAGCGCGGAGACTTTTATGTTATAAGGCCGATGCTTCCCGAGTTGAGGGGCGAGGAAGAACCGTTCACCGGAGTGCTGGATAAAGAATTCAGTAGTGCAGATAATCTCCTGGATTACGAGGGGACCGTGGAGCTGCTTCGACGGAATAGGCTCATGATAGAGGACATCGACTTCTCGCAGGGCAGCGAGATCCTTCGTTAA
- a CDS encoding SDR family oxidoreductase, giving the protein MRLGITGGSGFIGWHLRCLLLERPDLEVTIANEGEFASVDSLIDFVRHCDAIIHLAGMNRGNEDVIYRTNVELAQALTDACRKASSCPRIVFANSIQSDLDNAYGRSKRDAWEVISRWSSESGSSCVNAVLPNVFGEHGRPFYNSVVATFCFQLANGQEPEIIEDRVVPLIHVREVVELLLNAALCGNAVELRPCGREIRVSELLAMIKDLDTNYRMAVIPDLSDSFVRDLFNTYRSFLFPTFYPVYPKMNKDDRGELFEAVVTRSGGQAFLSTTKPGITRGNHYHVKKFERFLVVKGKARIKVRRLLFEDVHEFVLDGEVPGYVDIPTLHTHNITNIGDGELITLFWADEIFDSRAPDTYAEQV; this is encoded by the coding sequence TTGAGACTGGGAATCACCGGAGGCAGTGGGTTTATCGGCTGGCATCTGAGATGCCTCTTGCTGGAGAGGCCTGACCTGGAAGTCACGATTGCGAACGAAGGCGAATTCGCTTCCGTGGATAGCCTCATAGATTTCGTGAGACATTGCGACGCGATCATTCATCTTGCCGGCATGAACCGGGGAAACGAGGATGTAATTTATAGGACCAACGTAGAGCTGGCCCAAGCCCTAACAGATGCTTGCAGGAAAGCATCATCTTGCCCGCGAATCGTGTTCGCCAACTCTATCCAATCAGATTTAGACAACGCATATGGAAGATCGAAGAGAGATGCTTGGGAGGTGATCTCGCGATGGTCCTCAGAGTCTGGCTCTTCGTGCGTGAACGCTGTACTCCCAAACGTATTCGGGGAGCACGGGCGGCCTTTCTATAACTCCGTTGTGGCAACTTTCTGCTTTCAGCTTGCCAATGGCCAGGAACCAGAGATCATCGAGGATAGGGTCGTGCCGCTTATCCACGTCAGGGAGGTGGTTGAGCTACTCCTAAATGCCGCACTATGCGGAAATGCGGTTGAGCTAAGGCCCTGCGGCAGGGAAATCCGCGTAAGCGAACTTCTCGCAATGATTAAGGACCTCGATACCAATTATCGTATGGCTGTGATCCCGGACCTTTCGGACAGCTTCGTAAGGGATCTTTTCAACACCTACCGTTCCTTCTTGTTTCCAACCTTTTACCCCGTTTATCCCAAGATGAACAAGGACGATCGGGGCGAGCTCTTCGAGGCAGTGGTCACGCGTTCTGGAGGGCAGGCCTTTTTAAGCACCACCAAACCTGGCATCACCAGGGGCAACCACTACCATGTAAAAAAGTTTGAGCGCTTCCTGGTGGTGAAAGGGAAAGCGAGGATAAAGGTAAGAAGGCTGCTGTTCGAAGATGTTCATGAGTTCGTCCTTGATGGCGAGGTGCCCGGGTATGTGGACATCCCGACGCTGCACACTCACAATATAACCAACATAGGGGACGGCGAACTGATAACATTGTTCTGGGCAGATGAGATATTCGATTCAAGGGCTCCGGACACGTACGCGGAACAGGTATAG
- the wecB gene encoding UDP-N-acetylglucosamine 2-epimerase (non-hydrolyzing) — MGKIKVMTVVGTRPEIIRLSRVISKLEEETDHVLVHTGQNYAYELSGVFFEELGIKQPDYYLDAAGETAAQTIGEIIKKIDPVLEKEAPEAFLVLGDTNSCLSVIPAKRRHIPIFHMEAGNRCFDERVPEEINRKIVDHVADINLPYSDIAREYLLREGLPPDRIIKTGSPMREVLEYYAPKIEASDILTTLGLVPYEYYLVSSHREENVDSSDNLQKLLEILSSLSKQFNKRVIVSTHPRTRKRLEEFGVSRIEGIEFMEPFGYFDYVKLQQNAIAVLSDSGTITEESAILNFPALNIREAHERPEGMEEGAVMMVGLETKRVIQALEILSKQGRGETRTLREVPDYLADNVSDKVLRIIVSYTDYIGRRLR, encoded by the coding sequence ATGGGCAAGATTAAGGTCATGACCGTTGTGGGGACCAGGCCGGAGATAATCCGGCTCTCAAGGGTGATTTCCAAGCTGGAGGAGGAAACGGACCACGTGTTGGTCCACACCGGGCAGAATTATGCCTATGAGCTCAGCGGCGTCTTTTTCGAGGAACTGGGGATAAAACAACCAGATTACTACCTGGACGCAGCCGGAGAAACGGCGGCGCAAACGATTGGAGAGATCATCAAAAAGATTGACCCTGTACTGGAGAAGGAAGCACCTGAGGCATTTTTGGTCTTAGGGGACACCAACAGTTGCCTTTCGGTCATCCCGGCCAAGAGGAGGCATATCCCCATCTTCCACATGGAAGCTGGTAATCGCTGCTTCGACGAACGTGTTCCGGAAGAGATAAACCGCAAGATAGTTGACCACGTTGCCGATATTAACCTCCCTTACAGCGATATCGCGAGGGAATACCTATTAAGGGAAGGCTTGCCGCCCGACAGGATAATCAAGACGGGAAGCCCCATGCGTGAGGTGCTTGAATATTACGCCCCGAAGATCGAGGCTTCCGATATCCTTACAACGTTAGGGCTGGTTCCGTACGAATACTACTTGGTCAGCTCCCACAGGGAAGAAAACGTGGATTCCAGCGATAACCTGCAGAAGTTGTTGGAGATACTGTCAAGCCTGAGCAAACAATTCAATAAGAGGGTTATAGTTAGCACGCACCCCAGGACACGAAAGCGCTTGGAGGAATTCGGTGTATCTAGGATCGAAGGAATTGAATTCATGGAGCCCTTCGGCTATTTCGATTATGTGAAACTTCAACAGAACGCCATAGCCGTTCTTTCTGACAGTGGCACTATAACAGAGGAATCAGCCATTCTTAACTTTCCTGCTTTGAACATCCGTGAAGCGCATGAACGACCTGAAGGAATGGAAGAGGGTGCTGTGATGATGGTCGGGCTGGAAACTAAGAGGGTTATCCAAGCTCTCGAGATACTAAGCAAGCAGGGCAGAGGTGAAACGCGGACACTTCGCGAGGTGCCCGATTATCTCGCCGACAACGTCTCCGATAAGGTCTTGCGCATAATTGTAAGCTATACGGATTATATAGGACGCCGCTTAAGATAA
- a CDS encoding glycosyltransferase family 4 protein produces the protein MRVLILSQWFDPEPFFKGLPFAKALRDLGHDVQVLTGFPNYPGGKVYPPYKIRLFQREVMEGIPVTRVALYPSHDRSSLKRILNYTSFAVSAALLGPLLIRDIDIIYTYHPPGTIGLPALVMKAAKRAPVVYDIQDLWPDSVRASGMLDNKVALWVLSKLCGVVYRFVDRIVVLSPGFKEELTKRGVAREKIEIIYNWCDEQALASGDEAIDEDTKEIFRDKFNVLFAGNMGKGQGLEAVVDAAEILRERQPKVQIVLVGDGTEAEKLKERARQKKLDNIVFLGRKPVDEIGGMLRHADVLLVHLKDDPLFRITIPSKTQAYMAIGKPILMGVKGDASRLVLDAGAGIVCAPGDSRSIAEGISSMYLMEEQDLKNMGERARVYYYENLSIFAGTRSFDRLFASLLQQYCGH, from the coding sequence ATGCGTGTACTTATACTCAGCCAGTGGTTTGATCCAGAGCCCTTTTTCAAAGGGCTTCCCTTTGCCAAGGCACTAAGGGATCTGGGCCATGATGTGCAGGTGCTCACGGGCTTTCCTAATTATCCAGGAGGGAAGGTCTATCCTCCCTATAAGATAAGACTATTTCAAAGGGAAGTAATGGAAGGGATACCTGTCACCAGGGTAGCCCTTTATCCAAGCCATGACAGATCTAGCCTGAAAAGAATTCTAAACTATACGAGCTTTGCCGTTTCCGCGGCATTGCTAGGCCCCTTGCTTATAAGGGATATTGATATCATTTACACCTACCATCCACCCGGGACGATAGGCTTGCCGGCATTAGTAATGAAGGCAGCGAAAAGAGCCCCTGTCGTATATGATATTCAGGATCTTTGGCCTGATTCCGTTAGGGCTTCGGGGATGTTGGATAATAAAGTAGCTTTATGGGTATTATCCAAATTGTGTGGCGTCGTTTATAGGTTTGTTGACAGAATCGTTGTATTGTCTCCAGGTTTCAAGGAAGAGCTCACGAAAAGGGGGGTAGCCCGCGAGAAGATAGAAATTATATACAACTGGTGTGACGAGCAAGCACTAGCCTCGGGTGACGAAGCAATTGACGAGGATACCAAAGAGATCTTCCGTGACAAATTCAACGTACTCTTTGCAGGGAACATGGGGAAAGGGCAAGGACTGGAGGCAGTGGTGGATGCAGCTGAGATATTAAGGGAAAGGCAGCCAAAGGTTCAGATCGTTCTTGTTGGGGATGGCACAGAGGCCGAGAAACTAAAAGAAAGGGCCCGGCAAAAGAAACTGGATAATATCGTGTTCCTTGGCAGAAAACCAGTTGATGAAATAGGTGGAATGTTAAGGCATGCCGATGTCCTACTTGTACACCTCAAGGATGACCCCCTATTTCGAATCACCATCCCGTCAAAGACTCAGGCTTATATGGCTATCGGGAAGCCGATACTCATGGGGGTTAAAGGTGATGCGTCAAGGTTGGTTCTTGATGCAGGTGCGGGAATAGTATGTGCACCAGGCGATTCTAGGTCGATTGCAGAAGGAATATCGTCCATGTACTTGATGGAAGAGCAAGACCTTAAGAATATGGGGGAAAGGGCAAGAGTATATTATTATGAGAACCTTTCCATATTTGCGGGTACAAGAAGCTTTGATAGATTATTTGCTAGTTTGCTTCAACAATATTGTGGGCATTAA
- a CDS encoding GNAT family N-acetyltransferase, with product MVVQEYSHGEELQILNLFRSVYKKEMGIEFWRWRYVNNPFGKGIIRLMYDNDFLVGHYGVVPLQLRISGSEVKAALSMTTMVHPDYQGRGIFPKLALETYEQCEREGVKVVFGFPNENSYSGFIRKLGWFGFGKIKAWQLSYSAETAYAGSTTAYNGSTYIVEEIADFDSSFDQLWEKASQDYEFIVPRTSGYLNWRYFQKPGNEYHVVAFKGSSGELDGYGVYKIYQDKEEKKGHIIDLLFANEQGIPEAIVDYGLSYFAKGKVDTVSCWIPEICGMEDIMLKKGFKRIEWNCYFGLKYFDDNMNQRAITDYRDLYITMGDSDVF from the coding sequence ATGGTGGTTCAGGAATATTCACATGGAGAAGAACTTCAAATACTAAATTTATTTAGAAGTGTATATAAGAAGGAAATGGGAATAGAATTTTGGAGATGGCGCTATGTTAACAATCCCTTCGGCAAAGGTATTATCCGGTTAATGTATGATAATGACTTTCTTGTTGGACATTATGGAGTAGTTCCCTTGCAATTGAGAATATCAGGGTCAGAAGTCAAGGCTGCGTTATCAATGACTACAATGGTGCATCCTGACTATCAAGGGAGAGGGATTTTCCCAAAATTAGCACTAGAAACTTATGAACAGTGTGAAAGAGAGGGTGTCAAAGTAGTTTTTGGCTTTCCAAACGAAAATAGTTATTCGGGATTTATAAGAAAGCTTGGATGGTTTGGTTTCGGCAAGATAAAAGCATGGCAGTTAAGCTACTCTGCAGAAACAGCTTATGCTGGATCAACTACAGCTTATAATGGATCCACTTATATTGTTGAGGAGATTGCGGATTTCGACAGCAGTTTCGACCAACTATGGGAAAAGGCAAGCCAAGATTACGAGTTTATCGTTCCTAGAACTTCAGGCTACTTAAACTGGCGGTATTTCCAGAAGCCAGGCAATGAATATCATGTAGTTGCGTTTAAGGGTTCATCAGGGGAATTAGATGGCTATGGGGTGTATAAGATATATCAAGACAAGGAAGAGAAGAAAGGTCACATAATCGACTTACTCTTTGCTAATGAGCAAGGAATCCCTGAGGCTATAGTCGATTACGGGTTAAGCTATTTTGCCAAAGGCAAAGTCGATACGGTAAGTTGCTGGATTCCGGAAATCTGCGGCATGGAAGATATTATGCTTAAAAAGGGATTTAAAAGAATAGAATGGAATTGTTATTTTGGGCTTAAATATTTTGACGATAATATGAACCAAAGGGCGATTACTGATTATAGGGATCTTTATATAACCATGGGGGATTCAGATGTTTTTTAA